A genome region from Nocardiopsis exhalans includes the following:
- a CDS encoding GTP-binding protein: MSTSTSTPTGASATTPADAPALPVTVLSGFLGAGKTTLLNHLLHRLDGLRVAVIVNDMSEINIDADLVRGEGHLTRTDERLVEMTNGCICCTLRDDLLEEVAELARQGRFDHLIIESSGISEPMPVAATFAVPDADGNPLLQGARLDTMVSVVDAAGFLSELGAGDDLVERGLDAYEDDERTVSDLLVDQVEFADLILVNKIDLVTPEQADHVEAAVRRLNPLARVLRIEHGRVDPVELVGADRFDLERASRAPGWVNELNGDHVPETEEYGISSLVFRAERPFHPQRLWDLLSSGFEKSDFGTILRTKGFFWLATRPRMTGLWSQAGPVARFEPAGVWDPADGLALGYSPEDLEGSETVEPRQELVFIGTELRHEALKSALDSCLLTDDEFHTPWEHLADPFPEWDVRGMHAHHQHA; encoded by the coding sequence ATGTCCACCTCCACGAGCACGCCTACCGGCGCATCCGCCACCACACCCGCTGACGCGCCCGCACTCCCGGTGACCGTACTCTCCGGTTTCCTGGGTGCGGGCAAGACCACCCTGCTCAACCACCTGCTGCACCGCCTGGACGGCCTGCGGGTGGCGGTGATCGTCAACGACATGAGCGAGATCAACATCGACGCCGACCTGGTCAGGGGTGAAGGCCACCTGACCCGGACCGACGAGCGCCTGGTGGAGATGACCAACGGATGCATCTGCTGCACCCTGCGCGACGACCTGCTGGAGGAGGTCGCCGAGCTCGCCCGCCAGGGCCGCTTCGACCACCTGATCATCGAGTCCAGCGGCATCTCCGAACCCATGCCCGTCGCGGCCACCTTCGCCGTCCCGGACGCGGACGGGAACCCCCTGCTCCAGGGGGCGCGTCTGGACACCATGGTCTCGGTGGTCGACGCCGCCGGGTTCCTGAGCGAGCTCGGCGCCGGGGACGACCTGGTCGAACGCGGCCTGGACGCCTACGAGGACGACGAACGCACCGTCAGCGACCTGCTGGTCGACCAAGTGGAGTTCGCCGACCTCATCCTGGTCAACAAGATCGATCTGGTCACGCCGGAGCAGGCCGACCACGTGGAGGCCGCCGTGCGCCGCCTCAACCCCCTGGCGCGCGTCCTGCGGATCGAACACGGTCGGGTGGACCCGGTCGAACTCGTCGGCGCCGACCGCTTCGATCTGGAGCGGGCCTCGCGCGCGCCCGGGTGGGTGAACGAGCTCAACGGCGACCACGTGCCCGAGACCGAGGAGTACGGGATCTCCAGCCTGGTGTTCCGGGCGGAACGCCCCTTCCACCCGCAGCGGCTCTGGGACCTGCTCTCCTCGGGTTTCGAAAAGAGTGACTTCGGCACGATCCTGCGCACCAAGGGGTTCTTCTGGCTGGCCACCCGGCCGAGGATGACCGGCCTGTGGTCCCAGGCCGGACCGGTGGCGCGGTTCGAACCCGCCGGAGTCTGGGACCCCGCCGACGGCCTCGCCCTCGGCTACTCCCCCGAGGACCTCGAAGGCAGCGAGACCGTGGAACCCCGGCAGGAACTGGTGTTCATCGGCACGGAACTGCGCCATGAGGCGCTGAAGTCGGCACTGGACTCCTGTCTGCTGACCGACGACGAGTTCCACACCCCCTGGGAACATCTGGCCGACCCCTTCCCCGAGTGGGACGTGCGGGGCATGCACGCCCACCACCAGCACGCCTGA